One Perognathus longimembris pacificus isolate PPM17 chromosome 13, ASM2315922v1, whole genome shotgun sequence genomic window, GCAGATGCATGCTGACCCATCATGGAGGGCTTCAAGCTGTCACTGTGATGTTTTCTTACACTGTGGATAAAGGGAAGAGGACATAGCTGATCTTTTCTACCTCATTatcaaaacagaaacagaaatgtcCTAGTATGTTAGATGGCACAAAGACTGTGGCATTTTCTACATTAtttcctggttaaaaaaaaagttgattattAAAAAGATCAGGGGGAGATGAGATGAATCCCCCAAGTGGAAGGATCCCACCTACCTCTTGTACATGCTGGCTGCCTCCTCAAGAAGCTGGAGcacaaagccacacacacacccccaccctgtGTGTTGAGATTTTCAGAAAGGACTAACTTCCCCAAAGTATGACCAAAAAATTTAGGAAAAGAACATAGGCAACTTAGAGATGAGAACCAGATCATCATATCCTGTTGACCAAGGTGTTATCAGTAAAGGTCAGTCATATTTTAGCTGATTGTCCTGGATAGGATGAGGcgaaaagaatgagggaggaggtgacattgtacaaaaggaaatgtactcattatctgacttatgtaactataacccttcatGCACAACCTTCccaacaaaatttaaaacataaaaataaaaaatgaaaagaagaaaagactgtaaaagattaaataaacaaaaaataaaacaaattcaaatgttccaaaaaaatcaatgtatatcctacatagTAAAGATGAATGAGGGAAGGGTGAGTAGGGAGAGAtaagtaagaatgttgaaagttgAAATTGTTGAAATTGATCAAGATCTTATTCatcactgctttgttaaatgtcaactcctttctacaactacacaataaaaaaaaagaaaagggaaaactaTAAACTGAGAAAAATCCCTAAGTAGAACTATACAGAGCGCAATAACAACCAGCCACATGATGACTGTTCTTTGTGATAATATTTAACATTACTCAATGAGCTACATAGATTATTTGAATTACATCTAGAAGGAGAAGTGATTCATGATCCTTCTTGCTTCTTATGTTTTAGTTGAGCACTTGCTGTGTTCCCCaggctggtcaggaggctgaagaaGGACCTCTGCTCAAGACCAGCATGGGCAGCACAGGTACACGTCATCAAGCCTTGCCCATACTCATCTTTCTGGAATAAGCATCTTCAAAGTTTCCAATGCAATGATCTGCAAAGTGTGCTAGATGAAACTCTGGTAGCACACAAGACAGTAATAGTTTACTTTCCTTATTGACCCATATGAGTGACCCAGAATACTCATCATTTAGCCAAAGTAACAAAGAGAAACCAAGAACATACACAGGAAATTAGATGATGAAGGTCACTCTGTCTCATGATGAACAAGACACATGCAGGCAGCAGCACACTCTGAATCTGAGGGAGTGTTTACAGCACCCCTGACATTTTGATCTAGAAAACCCAGGTCATACAAATCTTCCTTCTTTAGTGTTTAGTGGTTAATAATTGGATTCTTTTTcaaaggaaatcagtatggaaagcatttgttgaaatgaaacaaatttagattaagaaatgaaatgatgaaAATCTATACAAAGCAGGGAGAGATGTCCATGTCAGCAGAGATTTTGTTCAAAAGCCTTTGTGTGAAAGCTGTAGGTATTGGGAGAACATGTGGAAGTTATACAGAGGAATGTGGGAAGGAGATGACTCCTTGTGTCCCAGGAATATGCATACAAAttgtggtgacttttttttttgaatttttacaaCATTTTTGTGGTGACATTTTCTTAACCTTGTCatatagtaaaataaatacaagaagTTTTCATAGAACTGGTTGTTATGGAACTTGTTATCTTGTTTTATAAGAAACCCTAAATCATGTAAAGAGTCAGACTAGTAAAATGATACAAATGATGAATTTGTAATTTCTCAGAAGCATGTGATAGGAACAACAGtgcaaaaggaaaatttaaaggtaataaaagtaGACACAGAGGGGCCTCATATGGACCTAAAATGCCAGAAACTAAATAATTGACAAATATGGAGAAACAATGTTTCTTCTACATATTTGATATGAAGTTAATGAAATGTTTATCAACCCATGATTTTAATCTAAATTCTAGACTCACTGTATTTTAATGCTTAAAAACTTTAATTTCTGTgacattatatgtatacatagtatAGATAGTACATATTAGTTAAAAcaatcttaaatatatatatatatatatatatatgggtatgtttgagaagaaataaaatcactATGTTCAATTAGAGATTATTTACCTGTTATCTTTGTATTCTGTTCCTTAAGTAAGTAAACTGCCAAGACtttcaataaaagtaaaattaaatgtaGCTTAAATGCTAGTGAATGTATTGTAACAAGGGCCCCAAGTTTTGACTGATAGATTTAGTGAATTAAGAAAACCCTAAGTTCACTGCCTATCTTGTGAATTTAAGGTAATAGTTTGGGGATAATTCATGGTcacagaaattatttttctctttcagacATTGTAAGTTTCATAAAGAGCTAGATAGTGAAAATTGCCAATTGTGAAGTATATGCATCAAATGAAACATCACACCCAGGAAGTGTTAGTAAAATATTGTGAATTCTGAAGCATAACATGAATTTTTTTAGTGCTAACCCATCTGAACGGTTTATTCTTTTCAGTATGGGATGACATTTTTATCTGCCTGGCACAAAACAAGGCTCTGAAATGTTTTGGGCTAATTTTagtttctatctgtctgtctgtctctctcttccacaCATACTCTATATgtagatatctatatctacatctgTCTGTCTACATATCTACCTTTCTCTCATATAAATGTTAATatttgggagggagagagagagagatacacttGTAATCACCATTGGCCCGTGTTACAGTGAGAcacaataaagttttttttttttaaatcaccaatAGAACACAATgaagattttaaaatgttatctaGAACTTCCTAACTTGAAGCATCAGACCCTACAATTAAAAAGATAGAAATGCAAACAGGACTTATTAGTGACTTTttgctattaaaaataaatacaaaaatttctTCATGTAATGGATTAGTGGATCAGTGTCTGCTCCTTCTGACGGCTCTTCGtgtcctttcctctttctgtctgtgtgccATTCTATCTATGGGTAAGAGCAAGGCATTGTGAACTCACCAAACTGCCAGCCAAACTTGCTTTCTGTGTTTTCAAGAATATCTGAACAGGCAGCACAGGTTTCCCGCTTTTGGTTGGTGCTGTCTGGGAGGTAGCATCCCTGAGGTCATATTTGTGAAGGACAAAATGTCCCAAAGGTCTCTGTGTTTAAGCATGctttgagaaaaatagaaaatcctCTCAGGGAGTTTGCTGGTTCATAGGGATCAGTAGCCACACACTTTAGAAGCAGTAATGTGCACCTGAGCCTATTTGAGCCACGTATGCCACTTGCCTAGAAGATTAAGGTTAGGGGTAAGGGATAAGACAAATATGACTATCACATGTCAGTAAGGAGGAATTCTGTGATCTTAGAAATTGTCCACTCATGACTAGGTATTCAAACCTATATAAAATTCCAAAGAAATTTAAACACACGAATCATTATAAAATTGGAGAATCAGAATAAAATGAATTGATTGTATTAATTCTCGCATCTTGACTATAATATAATATCATTACTTTGTAATTTGTTTCTTATGGAAGAATTTGAAAAGTATACATGATTTCTTTTCTTACAATAGTATGGGTATCTGTAATTATCTAACAAATTCTAATAAACATTTAATTCTATAGAAATAGGGCAGAATCTAGGAAccccaaattatggaaatatgtggttatcattgttgttgctattttcaacagaccatgtgaaattatgcctttttcttttgtctttcttcctcatggtttttacccctgatgtcactataactgattatgaaacactgggtattgtatatacatttatcagaactaggaaagggaaggggaacatcataatggagagataaagggtaaaaggtaaaccaatgcaacagcaatacttacaagataatatgctgtaaacaaactgtacaactgcgGGGGagaaggaattggggaggaaaggagggagaagaaaaatgagggaagaggtaacaagtttgataagaaatgtactcactgccttacatctgAAGCTGTAACCTCCCTATTTGCCGGGctcaggtcgcctcccctggcccggggattcaggctctgctctcctctaaccgctccctttctcaccctctgccctggtcacctgacccgcaggtaaggccagagtggagtggggggctcaggaaagacctcaggtgcacacggccatacgagatcgctttacctccctccttacccgtgaagaaagccaggcgtgggcggatctcagagaagcttcaagagcaaatctgatttaataagggaggggctaaagCTGATATAGTAGATGGCAATGAGAAAAGGGGTCATCAACCAGAGatctggcgataggctggcgagcttgtcataggaccccctcatgagctaatgtcacttggatagcgctaccccaggggtgaaaagcccgagaaaggggagcacatgggctggcgagaaagttgggggctggttgcaaagccagttcttctggttccggacccagagaattctggcctgcttccacattcccccagggctggggaaagggcggcATCTCCGgagcgctctccaatgcccttccccctcaaggccaaagctgaaccccaacacctgtacatgaccttgacaataaataaataaaatttaatagtaTTTGATGGTTTTGATTAAATATAtcgtgttatttttaaaaatctaaactgATGCTCTGATCTTGAGTCAATGCTAAAAAGCATCTATTGCTGTGTTCAGATAAAAATAGTTTTTGCTATTACCGCCAGTTTTTAACTTTTGAAATTCTAGAGAAAAAGTAGAACATTGTTTTTTCATTATCTGATGACCGAAAACAAAGATTGTTATTtagttaaaaatcaaaacaaccccaATGTGAGGAAGTAGTTTATTTTACAAAGCAGGCCAACATATAAAGTAATATCATCAGTGTGGGACTAGCTCCCACCCGTTGGTACACACTTGGAAAATACCAATGAAACAGGAAACTTGTTGCTTTGCTAGGCAAATTCCAGCAGCACAAGACATCTGAAAGCCTGGATTCAGAACCTTAGACAGGGGGCACTATTATGTGTGCAATATTTAGGTGAAAAGAGTGCAAGGGACCTGCACATGCTGTGTCAAGGCAACATGGTTATAACTGCCTTCTGTAGATGAGAAACATGGCACACCAAACCTGGCAAACAATCCACAAAACTGCTACTCCACCACTTCACAAGCAATACATTCCACCCCTACTCAGTGGATTTCCTAGTATGTCTCTGCTACCCTGTTACAGCCTATGGATACATATTCATTAAGCATTACTGGTTCTGAACCAGTGGAATTTTTCTTATGTACAAAGAATgtagtaagaaaataataaggcAATTGGTGGCTACTCTGAACTGTGTGTCTAGGGGGCAGTTGGGTAAATGACTATTACAGGGATGCTCTAGCTCTTTGGGCTGATTCTGAAACTCCAGAGTACAAATAAGTCATAATAAAAAGGTGAGCGATTGGCATTCTCTGACATCATTAGATAGAATGTCAGAATAAGGTTATGGCCCACAAATCGGTAGTTAATACAAAGTGTACAAGTTCTCTGCCTGGACACATCTTTAGTAATGGTCTGCTGTAGTTCTCTTCCATATGCAAATTTCTGTCATGCTCACTAGCAGAATTGGTTGGGAAAGAGAAGGATTCTGCTGTCAGCTGAATTGTATAAGCAGACCCTGGATTACAAATGCTGCAGCCCCACTGATGTAAGAAAACAAAGACTCAGGGCTACTTCACCTAATTACATCAGggctttgaggagaaaaaaaagaaactaataggAACATCCCAAAGCCTCTCTGatgctgcttttttcttttcctgtttctttatttttcttttcattctttctgtttgGTTTTCCAAATATGTAGGCTGCAGCCTACACATACATCTACAGCAATGGGCCTTCTTTTATGCTGCTACAGAGTCCATCTGGGGAGGGAACAGTACAGGAACtaagggagaaatgggggaatatGCTCTTCATCCCCCAAATGTCACCATGAGGAAGTCTGTGTGCCATGCATAAAATAAAGGGGGCTCCTCAAACAGATTGTTCTTTTACACGGACACTGAAGACTTGATATCTTAAAGGCAAAATAGTATCTTTACCACTGGGACTCCAATGTCTACATTAATTCATAGAGCAGGAATGGGGGAAATGCTGTGCTATAAAACCTATGCCACCTAAACCTTCTGTTTCCTGAATTTCTTGAGGATTCTCTCGCGAATCTGCTTGGTTTTGACACTGTAGACAATGGGGTTCATGAGGGGCGGAACCAGCAAGTACACATTGGCCATGAGCACATGGACGATTGGGGAAGCGTTCTGCCCATAGCGCCGGATCATGGATAGTCCAATCATGGGTGTGTAGAAGGTGAGTACTGCACAGATGTGGGAAATGCAGGTATTGAGTGCTTTCACTCTCTCTGCCTTCGATGCTATACTCAGCACTGTGCCCAGGATGAGGAgataggagaggaggagaagcacTGAATCAAGACCCATGGACCAGATGACCACCATGAGGCCATAGATACTGCTGACCCGACGGCTGGAGACAGTTGTTTTGATCAGGTCCTGGTGAAGGCAGAATGGGTAGGAGAGAACATTAACAGCTTGATATTGAAGTCTCTTCAGGAGAAAGGAAGCTGGAAACACCAGAGCCAAGGCTCTTCCAGCAATCGCTAACCCAATCCCAATGATTACACCATTGGTGAGAATGGCCGCATAGCGCAGAGGTTCTCGGATTGCTACGTAGCGGTCAAAAGCCATGGCCAACAGCACAGCTGACTCAATGATTGAGAAAACATGAATGAAGTACATCTGGACCAGACAAGCATTGAAAGGGATTTCTCGGACATGGAACCAAAAGACACCGAACATGGTAGGCAAGGTAGTAATGGAGAGACCCAGGTCAGTGAGCGCCAGCATGGAGAGGAAATAGTACATGGGTTGGTGGAGAGAAGGCTCGGTTCTGATGATGAAGAGGATTGTAATGTTCCCTGTGATTGACGTGGCGTAAACCAAGAAGATGGGCAGTGAAATCAAGTCATATCTGCTCTCAAGTCCTGAGAAACCTGTCAGGAGGAAGCGGGGGTACAGGGAAGAGCAATTGAAGACAGACATGGCGCTGATGGCACACTCCACCTACTGaaggggaaaacaaaaagaatgggaaATTAGGATAGAACTCGGCACCATGACAAGGAATATCATTTTGGTGTCAGGTGCTCTCTATTTTGTGCTTTTAATCATATGCTGCTGATTTTACCTCTTGTATTTAGTATTTTaccaattcattcattcaccgCTCATTCTACAATTCTTAACAACTTAAAGAAAATTAATAGCGCTAAAAGTACAGCACAGTATAGGGACTACCTTCAATTTCTTATAAGGTAGTGGATTGAGTTATGGGGAAGAATAGTGGAAGGGGAAACACTGGCCAAAATGCATTCTACTCACATACTGACATAGTGAACTGAagccctttttacaactacttaaaataatttttaaaaatgctaaagTTTAGATATAAAACCACAAGATGATGTAAAATACACAGAGCAACTAAGGTGATCTGGGGAGCTGAGGGAAGGTTTACTGATGGTGTTCTTTTAGCTCTCTAATGACAAATACAGGACACATCAAACTGAAAGACTATTTTTTTTGTACTGACTGGAACTCATATAAATACAGAAATGTGTTTGAGAGTATTGTTATTCCATTCATGCTTGGGAATTTCAGTGCAAGAGCTCCAAGGACCAAACTCTTCCTGTAGTACTTTGTGGTTGCTGagttaccatggagtcacatgtGCTTTAGGTGGATCTTACTTTCTATATGAATGTACTTTTTGTACTATTTGTATgaaggagttttattttttatttgtccaCCTATGCATATAATGTGCTTGATCAAAttcaacatttctatcataagCTTCTTCCTCTTGTAATAAACAATTTGaatgtctttattattttatttttatatatgtatataatgcactCCAATCCTGATCCTCCAATTACCCTCTCCTTTCATCCTCCCCCATCTTCAGATTTTCTCAAAAAACTTTCCTATGTA contains:
- the LOC125362001 gene encoding olfactory receptor 51G2-like is translated as MSVFNCSSLYPRFLLTGFSGLESRYDLISLPIFLVYATSITGNITILFIIRTEPSLHQPMYYFLSMLALTDLGLSITTLPTMFGVFWFHVREIPFNACLVQMYFIHVFSIIESAVLLAMAFDRYVAIREPLRYAAILTNGVIIGIGLAIAGRALALVFPASFLLKRLQYQAVNVLSYPFCLHQDLIKTTVSSRRVSSIYGLMVVIWSMGLDSVLLLLSYLLILGTVLSIASKAERVKALNTCISHICAVLTFYTPMIGLSMIRRYGQNASPIVHVLMANVYLLVPPLMNPIVYSVKTKQIRERILKKFRKQKV